One genomic region from Phocoena sinus isolate mPhoSin1 chromosome 3, mPhoSin1.pri, whole genome shotgun sequence encodes:
- the LOC116752159 gene encoding zinc finger protein 426-like isoform X2, whose protein sequence is MAECLRSCSRDSVTFADVAVDFTQEEWTLLDPIQRKLYRDVMLENYKNLTTAGYQSLKPTLISWLEQDDLRTVERSGVLQASCFFLQTLTFIIFLWEMQLKTKGSAIQQDNLGGETSVGMETVTLGQGQAWDE, encoded by the exons ATGGCTGAGTGTTTGAGAAGTTGTTCTCGG GACTCAGTGACCTTCGCTGATGTAGCTGTGGACTTCACCCAGGAAGAATGGACTTTACTGGACCCCATTCAGAGAAAACTATACAGagatgtgatgctggagaactacAAGAACCTGACCACAGCAG GGTATCAATCATTGAAACCCACTCTGATCTCTTGGTTGGAACAAGATGATTTGAGGACAGTGGAAAGAAGCGGAGTCCTCCAAG CCTCCTGTTTCTTTCTACAAACgcttacatttattatttttttatgggaaatgcaacttaaaaccaAAGGCTCAGCAATTCAGCAGGATAATCTTGGGGGAGAAACATCTGTTGGGATGGAAACAGTAACATTG GGTCAGGGTCAAGCATGGGATGAGTAG
- the LOC116752159 gene encoding zinc finger protein 426-like isoform X1 yields the protein MAECLRSCSRDSVTFADVAVDFTQEEWTLLDPIQRKLYRDVMLENYKNLTTAGYQSLKPTLISWLEQDDLRTVERSGVLQASCFFLQTLTFIIFLWEMQLKTKGSAIQQDNLGGETSVGMETVTLARMHNGWKLCNCEQYRKTSMNT from the exons ATGGCTGAGTGTTTGAGAAGTTGTTCTCGG GACTCAGTGACCTTCGCTGATGTAGCTGTGGACTTCACCCAGGAAGAATGGACTTTACTGGACCCCATTCAGAGAAAACTATACAGagatgtgatgctggagaactacAAGAACCTGACCACAGCAG GGTATCAATCATTGAAACCCACTCTGATCTCTTGGTTGGAACAAGATGATTTGAGGACAGTGGAAAGAAGCGGAGTCCTCCAAG CCTCCTGTTTCTTTCTACAAACgcttacatttattatttttttatgggaaatgcaacttaaaaccaAAGGCTCAGCAATTCAGCAGGATAATCTTGGGGGAGAAACATCTGTTGGGATGGAAACAGTAACATTG GCAAGAATGCACAATGGATGGAAACTCTGTAACTGTGAGCAATATAGGAAGACTTCAATGAACACTTGA
- the LOC116752158 gene encoding LOW QUALITY PROTEIN: olfactory receptor 7D4-like (The sequence of the model RefSeq protein was modified relative to this genomic sequence to represent the inferred CDS: inserted 1 base in 1 codon) has translation MKALPQTFAHVWGKKRKQGSLLSYSLMRLNTDAPATGNHTGVSQFLLLGLSDDPDLQPLLFGVFLSMNLVAVLGNLLIILAVNSDPHLHTPMYFFLANLSFVDICFISTIVPRMLVNIQTQSKGISYIGCLTQVYFFLIFTVMDSFLLTVMAYDRFVAICHPLRYMVIMNPRFCGLLVLMCWLIIFWVPLIHILLLRRLNFCTAXEIPHFFCELAQILKVACSDILINNIFLFVATALLGVFALIGILFYSRIVSSLMRISSAAGKYKAFSTCGSHLSVVSLFYGTGVGIYLTSAVTHPPQRSSIASVMYAVLTPMLNPFIYSLRNKDVKGALGRLLGLGTTCL, from the exons ATGAAAGCTCTTCCCCAGACATTTGCCCATGTTTGGGGCAAGAAGAGGAAACAAGGATCCCTGCTGTCCTACTCCTTAATGAGGCTCAACA CAGACGCACCAGCGACAGGAAACCATACAGGAGTATCACAGTTCCTCCTCCTGGGCCTCTCAGACGATCCTGACCTGCAGCCCCTCCTCTTTGGAGTGTTCCTGTCCATGAACCTGGTCGCTGTGCTGGGGAACCTGCTCATCATCCTGGCCGTCAACTCAGACCCCCACCTCCACACCCCCATGTACTTCTTCCTCGCCAACCTGTCCTTTGTTGACATCTGTTTCATCTCCACCATTGTCCCAAGGATGCTAGTGAACATCCAGACACAGAGCAAAGGCATCTCCTACATAGGGTGCCTCACtcaggtgtatttttttttgatttttactgTAATGGATAGTTTTCTCCTGACTGTGATGGCCTATGACCGGTTTGTGGCCATCTGCCATCCCCTGCGCTACATGGTCATCATGAACCCCCGCTTCTGTGGCCTCCTGGTTCTGATGTGTTGGCTCATCATTTTCTGGGTTCCCCTGATTCATATTCTACTGTTGAGGCGGCTGAACTTCTGTACTG CTGAAATTCCACATTTCTTCTGTGAACTGGCTCAGATTCTCAAGGTGGCCTGCTCTGACATCCTCATCAATAACATCTTCTTGTTTGTGGCCACTGCCCTACTGGGTGTGTTTGCCCTCATTGGAATCCTCTTTTACTCTCGAATTGTCTCCTCTTTAATGAGAATCTCCTCTGCAGCgggaaaatataaagcattttcCACCTGTGGGTCTCACCTCTCTGTGGTTTCCTTGTTCTATGGGACAGGCGTGGGGATCTATCTCACTTCTGCTGTGACCCATCCTCCCCAGAGAAGCTCCATCGCCTCAGTGATGTACGCCGTGCTCACCCCCATGCTGAACCCCTTCATCTACAGCCTGAGGAACAAGGATGTGAAGGGGGCCCTGGGAAGGCTTCTTGGTTTAGGTACCACTTGTCTGTGA